A region of the Anolis carolinensis isolate JA03-04 chromosome 1, rAnoCar3.1.pri, whole genome shotgun sequence genome:
AGTAGCATTTTGTTCTCCTCGGATATATTCTCCTTGCAGTTAGAACCAGGGTTATAGCATTAAAGTCTCAGACATGGTTCATAATTTGAAAATAAGGCTGCCTCACTATGAAAGAAAATGCCGGCATAATTGGAGTGTTGAGCTAAGACACTGGaagaccaggtttcaaatctctattcaaccatggaaaccagTTGAGCAAGTGAGAAGAACTGAAATTCTCTTAGTTTAAGAAGAAGGCAAGAGTAAACCCATTCCAAATCAATCTTGCCAGGAGAAACTTTTGATAGCTTCATCTTAGCGTCATgtaaaattggaaacaacttaaaggcacatagcAATACTGTGAACACTAagtgctcttccacactgctcctttatcccaggatccgatctcagattatctttttatcccaggttatctggcagtggggactcatattcCAGATTAATGCAGAGGGATAAATCCTGGAATAAAGGgcattgtggaagggccctaacgcCCAGCCACAAGCTCCTAATGTGTTATTGGTAAAAGAGCAGACTGCACATGATTTCACACTATGTGAAAGACTTCATAACCTTCCTTCTTCTATGAAGGGCAAtttatgcaacaacaacaaaaaactctTCCTTCTGCATTTGAGTCACTGAAATCTCAAGGAACCAGTTGACTTTTTAATGTGTAGTAAGACAACCAATTTCATAGTTATATTAGTTTTGAAACAGGAACCAAGAAAGGAAACACCTGTTGGTGTGGTTCACAACTTTGATCATTGTGCACTAGGGCTGTAGGTTCAAAGCCACACCTTCTTCATGTGGGAAACCAGTTTAAAAGTTTATCAGAGTTGGATTGTTAAAGAATGTTGAAGTTGAGTTTGAGTCACCATTCATGTAGAAGAACCTAGCCAGCCAGATAACCATTGATAAGGAATCTTTTGCATGTTTATTCCACTTGAGGAAAATTGCACTAATACGTTAAATGGGAAGGAACAGTCTAGGAATTGTGCCATAGTCCAGTATTCTGGACACAATATTCAGACCAAAGCAAGACAGAACAGCACTGTTGCATCCTAGAATTTCATTGCCTATTTTGGCCACTGCATCCTACTGTTGATTTATGTTTAGTTTGTCTGTTttactactgtaataatatattttaaaatgatgcttaaaatgtgagctgctttgagaatTATTGTGCTGCAAATGTGAGATATATAGTGAATGAATCAACATCTGAATTAAAAGAAATTCTATTATGGCCTTCTTTTTTCCACCAGCTGACCAAATCAGATTGCTAATTCAGGAGCAAAAATTCATGGAAGCCAGTCAACATCTCCTAGTCATGGAAAGAGGAGCTAATGGTGGTGACTCAGAGGGTAAAACTGAGGAGGAAAAGATGGATGATTGGAATGAAATCGAAGACCTGCTTGGGCTTTTGAAGCAAGAAGTCCTGACCATTGTACGGTGTTCCATCAGCATTGCACAATCTCAGCCAGAATTGCTGCGGAATGCAGTGAGAGCCATCGTAGACCAAGTGAAGGAAGATGAGAAATCAGCGTCAGAAGAAAAGTCACCGGAGAAAACTGTCTGTTCCCGACCCAGAAAATGGAAAGAGGACTGGAGGAATTCAGTCCAAGTATCTGTAAACAAGCGAATGGAAGTCCCCCCATTTGATGGGAATGCTAAACTCTCTACCACAGCTAACAGTTTCCTTCACATGGGGAACACAATGAAAAAGGATCTTATCACAGTGGTGCAAAATATTAAACCTCATTACCCTGAGCATTTTCAAGTGTGTAGCACTTATGCCGAGTTTTACTACAACTGTTTCTCTTCTCAGCTGGAGACTATTGCTCAGTTTGAACTAGGGAAAAAGGACACTTATCTTCTCCTCTCCTGGGTGCAGAACTTTTATCCAAAGTAAGTAGTCACTTGTCCTCATCTGTATACTACTGTAAGTCTTGTCTGGATCATTGTACTGTGAAATTGCAatattagggcccttccagacaggcccaaaacgtgGGACCTATCTTGCTTTTTTAGCAGAGACAGCCTCCAGTATAAgtgaattaatgtggagtaaccCAGGTTTTACCCGTTcactctgcattaattaaacacctcaacAAATCTGGGCCTTACTAAAAAGCCCAGGTTTGCTGAAGTGCTGGGCCTATGGGGAATTACTACCGGTACTGCTTCCACATCCCCAGGGATGAGTCCCTACAGCCATATCGCTTCCTTGGGCTCCCAGATGCCCAGAGGAGTGGGATGGCACCCACCTCCTCCCTTCCAGCCCCCCATTTTGGCCCCATAACTTACCAGACAGGCTTCCCTGCAGCCCAGGCCTCTCCCTACAGTCTTCCTGCTGTGATAAAATGGAGTGCCAGGAGGTAGGGCAGAGAGATTTCCCAGGAGAACTGTAGGGAGACACCTATACTGTTGGCAAGCCTGCCTGCTAAATTTTGGGGGCCCAAATGAGGGCCTGGGGTGGCTGGATGCCATCCCGGATTAACCTTTGGTTGATCCAGGATGGTATCTGGCCACCCGCTGGgggaaagcctggggtttgggTGAGGGGTTGGGACTCAAATCCAGGAGAaagcgggttattttaacccacctCCTCCTGGATTTagcatagtgtagaaggggcctcagttgacCAAGGGCCAACTGAGCTGCCACTTAGATCAGCCAGAGATTTGATGAATCCAAACCTCTACCAGCCAAGGAATGCTGGAAATTATTTAGGACCACCTTCATCTTGATCTAACTTTGTGCCAACATTGAAGCTGTGTCCCAGGGGTTAAGGAGGTTTGGATCTGGTGTAACTCAGCTCCTTATCACCCACCTTTTCTCTGCTTAGTCAGAAGAGCAGATAACAAAATTGGATTCTGCCAAGAGAACAGCATTCCTGAGTTCGGAATGCAGTCTTTTATATGTTTAGTTCACACAGTCTTATGGTTTttaatgttagccactttgagtctccttagtcagataaaagcagggtataaatactaatgacaacaacaacccaCAAACTGACGCAGAAGTGAAGCACAGTACACTTCAGCTTAAAATGCTATATTTGCATTAGGATGCCATAGCATAAATATCCTAAAGTGAAATTACATATTTATTATGGTACACGGTCCTTATCTTAAAAGGAAACATTGTGCATGTGAATCCACAGCCCAGTGTGCATGCATTTGCAGTTTGCACCTTATGTACCCATGATTCTGTATGCACACTTGCATGCCTTATGACATAAGATACACAACTTCACTCCTACAGCCTTGAATGAAGTACAGACTTCACCTCCATAGATAAAATATACTAATAGGATTTTGGCCAATAGATAATAATGAGCAAGAATGACAAATAGTTTGCTACGTTCCAGTGGTCAGTGCAGAGCTGTTCTGCTGATTGCTCTGCCTAACACTGCAGCAATACCTGGTAGTGAAAATAATTCTTCCTATTTTGATTCAAAGGGAAATCATTAAGAAAAGCCTGGCAGCAACATGAAGGCATGGCTAATTTCATGGCACCTGAACACAAGTTTGCCACACTTGGGTGACTTTTTAACAAGCAAACACTAGCAGGATATGAAGATATTATTCAAAGGGAAGCATTTTTCCCATTGACTTTAAAACATCCATACTTACAGTTTCCTTTACTTGAACTCAAATGTTCTATCAGATTTCATGCCTTTCATTTAGTTATcttaaaaattctttttaaatcCTTTTCCTGCCAGTTTCAGCAGCTAAGACAAAACACTGTACTTAAATTCCCACAAGAACATGCCAATATCAACTATGCGTTTTAAGGCTGCGAACAGGCCAGAGGTGTAAAATCCCAAGTATGAAATCTGGGTGGTTTTCATTCTGGATCCAAGTATTTTTGTGGTTTTACAGCTAGTCTTATTACACATCTGGTTTCTATTGGAAACTCTGGGAAACTGGAATAGCTGAGGTAGTTGGAATTGGCCATCTTGAACAGAATTGTAATCTTCTTTTTTGGCCTTTTCAGTCAAATCAAACATAACCCTGATTTAGGGAAAGAGCTGGAAGGAGCCAATCTTGGAAGCCTTTTACCACCGAGACAGATCAAACAACTCGAAGCTACATACCTGGCTAACGAAGTGGTAAGAGACTTATTTGTTCTTTACACCAGAACTTTATAATGTGTTCAGTCAGATTCACATACACATTTATACTGACTACCTCATAACACGGGCCGCCAGAATTGCCAAGTGTCATGGCGAATTCGGCAACCATCATTGGGGGGCATGGGAAACCCGTcatcccatgccctgcatcacccaacAGGCTCCATGGatcatctatattattattattattattattattatttataccccgccccatctccccgaggggacttggggcggcttacatggggccaagcccaggcaacaagcaatataaaattcaacaataaaaacaaatcataaacaaataaaatcacatataccaataaacaataagcacactttgataaaatcctgggttggctcctaaaaggggtagtgggccagaaaagggCTCAACCGGCGTATGCCACCGGAAAAAGCTTTGTCATTAAATATCCAGTATTTAATCAATATGGCTGGTGTTTCTTCCCCTTTATAAAAATACAGATTTTAGTAAAGATCTTTAGGTTGCAAAACAAAAATTCCTATAGAAGAAAGAAGGATTTTAGGGTGTGAGATGATATTTTGCAAGCTCACAGGGAACTCCACCCATTCCAACAAAAGACTGTTGTTTATGACAAGAGATTGTTTGCATAGCCACCTAGTCTCCTAAACACATAGAAGCTTCTCACAAATGAGCCTGGAAGAATGTCGAAAGGCTAGCAACTACTGATTCTCTCTCCCTCAGACATTCACTAGTAGTAACTGGGCGAGCAGGATTTCTGAACTAGTATTTCAAATGTTTgccttaaaaacttccaaggaacTTGAATCAAATcataacagagagagagaaaagaagtaaaagaaacaaaatagaaaaacgtacagtagagtctcacttatccaacataaacgggccggcagaacgttgaatgagcgaatatgttggataataaggagaaattaaggagaagtctattaaacatccaattaagttatgattttacaaattaagcaccaaaacatcatgttatacaacaaatttgacagaaaaagtagttcaatgcgcagtgatgctatgtagtaattactgtatttacgaatttagcaccaaaatatcacgatgtattgaaaacattgactacaaaaatgtgttggataatccagaatgctggataagcgaatgttggataagtgagactctactgtagatgataaaatagcaaaaaataaaaaatatgaatttaaaaacatttgtgaCTTGACAAGTAATTTAATCAAATTAGCACAGGGCAAGAAACTGTGAAGGGGATGTTGTCGAAATGGATGTCTCCCTTCACTGGCAAAATAAACTACTTGTTTGTCTAAACCTTAAAGTGAAACCAGATGGACTGTTTCAGGTAACAGCAGGTGCTACAAATATTGAATCATAGTGGGTGTAGACAACTGTGACGAGACACATTCAGATTATGTTACTGTAACTGTAAATGACAACACTGATCCACCAGATTCTTCAAACAGACTTCTATTTGCATTACAATGATTTTAATGTACCAtataaactcatgtataagtcaacctcatgtataaatcgggGCTTGTTTGGTGGCCCAAACTATGGATTTTGATCTGGCCCGTGGATAAGTTGAGAGATATTCTGCAAAGAGGGTCACCACAATGGAGAAAGTTGAGGGgtctggtgcttcttttaggttctcccaggatgaacCTAACTTGCCTTTCCCTACTCTGGTCCTAAATGGTTTTCTTTCTTGGATAAgatttctagacttatgcatacatatatacatgagtatatatagtaatttcAGCTGCTAATCTATGctttggggttttctccttgcCCTGTAAAGGATTCTCTAAAACGCTGGTTGACTCAGTGCCTGAAAGTAGAAGCCTTGAGGTGGACGGAAGGAATGGAACCAGTTAAACTGCATGGTTATTTTCACAGTGAACTGTCAATCGATGTCATACAGGTAATAAAATATGCTTTTACATAGCTTGCCTACCATCCAGtttcttttgaattttatttattttatattttgctctattttttctGGCTGTTTGACTTTGGTTTAATTTCTCTTTTAATGtgcaaatatatgtatttctgcatattcaaagcaaaatataaatatgcaTACATTCTTTTTGTATTGGAAAACTACTACTTTGTAGATTTGACTTCCAAACTGATATACTGTAAAGCAAAGCTTGGTAAAGTTATAGCTGTGAGATCCAAGgatctgtgtttttgtttttgtttttaaggtACTTTTTTCAGTCTCTGAACTCAACCACTTCAGTTTGCTATTAGAGGCAATTCTAGAGGCAATAATGGAATTATGAGTCTTGGGTTCTTGGGCGATATAATGCTGATCCTTTTACATTTTTGTGTTTTAGGCCATCCATGGAGCACAAAAGCGTGCTGAGGAAATTACCCTGGAACTGGGCAAAAACATTTCACACTTACTTATGTCTGAATTCTCAACTTTTCTGCAAAGGTAAGGCAACAAGTTGTTGAATTTCCTATTATGGCAAGCTCTGACTGTTGGATGAATGTATGAATTATTCTTACtacttctttctctcctcctagcTACAAGAAAGAGCTTGACAGTTTCATTAAGGAAAACAAGCAGCAACCTTACTTTGAGGCAACCATCATTGCAAACATTAACAACTCCTTGAGTTTTTGGTAAGGATAATATTGACTTTTTTCAATACAAGTATTCAAAAAGTCAAATAATATGGTTCTAAGTACCCAAAAAAGCATTTGGAGTGAGAGAGAAAAACTGGAGTCTCTCTCTGACATCTGAAGCAAACAACATAGAGCCTAGTGACACTTTATCATATTTTTATGatacttttctttaaaataatttttcctgATGAAGAATCCAATACACATCAAAACATTGTATCTTCTAGTTGGTTCAGTAAAGATATCGCTACATTGGATCTGGGCAATAATTTGTATCATTTTCCATTTTAGCATTGCAGACATTTGTGAGTTGAGTGTAAAAGgcattttaaacaaaattataCAACAAAACTGCAATGTCTTTTCTGGTTTTTTTCACCCACTTCAGGACTCATGCTAAAGAAAGCACAACATCAGCACAGGATTACATCAAAACAAAGATTTTCACCACACTTAacgaaatccagaatattggGTTCACGGTGCTCCTTCAAGGCTTGTTTCAGCAACTAGAGGTAATCTTCCCAATGTGCCAACTATTTCTGttcaaaacattttgctgcctgagataaAAGCTAAGTTGCAGTAATACCAACTTCCCTGTTATATTCCTTGAACCCACCTCTGTTGGAAAATGTAACCTGTCTAACTATCCATAGTCTACTGTGAAGAACTTGCAGTGGGTCAAGTAACATACATCTCTATGTGCGGAATTATGCATTGATTGTGTTATGCCATCTTTGTGTTGAATGGCACAACTCAACTGAGACACAACATGTGAAATGGCATATACAACGATACATGCATACACATCTGTGCACAATGCacatgcatagaatcatagagttggagaggGTTTCATGGATCTTTACATTTAATGCAGGATCTTTAGCTAAAACATCCCTAGGAGGTATGTGTCCCTttctgaagatgtccagagaaggaagcCCAACCAAGTAATTAAATGCATTGCCAAACTCTTCTTATTGTCAAGATTCCCCATTGCCGTCAATTAGCCGTATCTTCCCAAATCTTTTGGCTGCCTAGCCATaaacagatttttctattagCCAATTTCCTGAAAATTGATCTGGATACCAAAATTCTGATACCCAAAAGGGATCGccctccagccaaattgcacaagcctaatttcCAGCTTATTCATGCCTTAGGCCAGAGGACAGAGCTGAGTCTACATAGCAACCATTGCAGAGTGGGCATGTGGGCATTGCcgcattttttcatgtcaggagtgacttgagaaactgcaaatcacttctggtgtgaaagaattggccgtctgccaggacgttgcacaggggatgcccggatgtttgatgttttaccatccttgtgggaggtttctctcatgtcctgactggagctggaactgacaaagggagctcatccttgctctccctgggttgtattcaaaccggcaaccttcaggtcagcaacccaaccttcgagtcGGCAGTCTCCCAGcagaagggtttaatccattgcgccactgggggctccattgccGTGTTTACTGTCATTAAGTTCCTATGGATGTTCAGTTGAAATCTAGTCTCTTGATTTAAATTCATTAGATCTGGTCTAATCTGTTTAATAATTTTACAAAACTTTtttcagcctctttttaaaacatttacccAGAAGAAGTGGATTTCCTGCGATGATGTTATGGATGAGATCATAGCAACCACAAGCCGCTACATTTCTACATTCAGAACTCTCAAGGACCCGCTTTATCAGGTGAGCTGAATCCATGCCCTTTAAGGCTTCCTTGGCGTGGGCACATGTGCAGAATCCAAAGACCCAATTATCACCCCGTGCCTTTATAGTGGACTGTATTGCGTGCCATCTTCAGCTTGAAAATTAACATGGAATCAACCTGAAGTCATTTCCGGTCTTGGTTTTGTGGTCTGGGCAGGAGGAGAGGTTGCTCAgaagtgtgtatatataaaagagattccacctaaatatttggaagaacttcctaatagtaagagctgttcagcagtggaatacatCTCCTTGAAGTGCAGTGGAGCCTCTTGAAGATTTTTAAAtagacacatggccatccagcctctgtttaaaatcatccaaagaaggagactccaccacactccagggcagaataTTCCATTGCCAAAGATCTGTTATCATCAGgaaattctttttattatttaagtGGAGTCTATTTACTTGTagtttgaatccttgttctgtgtCTTAGTCTTTGGAGCAGAAGCTCTGGTGGAATTCTGGCACCCTAAGACTAGAGAAAGATAGTTTGTTTATAAGAGAATTGAAATGAAATGGTGTCTGTCTCTATAGTAATAGTTGATGCATGTACGTGCACATATCTACACTTTCCCTCTGTCTTGACCCCTTGAAAAACAGGTTCCACTTGTGTTTGCAATAttaacaaaaaatacataccctGACCACAAGGGTGTATTCATCACGTACATACCCATTTTCTGA
Encoded here:
- the tnfaip2 gene encoding tumor necrosis factor alpha-induced protein 2 isoform X1; translated protein: MMKAMPFFYSPPPKSDKNKDTRSKASTSSESELDSVSLESSTDDSPHKGNMTSGNQGRDSEEFEVSPLEISGMKKKHKGLRKKLVNALFDMTGMKSREKPKFKEPQKEESQSITADQIRLLIQEQKFMEASQHLLVMERGANGGDSEGKTEEEKMDDWNEIEDLLGLLKQEVLTIVRCSISIAQSQPELLRNAVRAIVDQVKEDEKSASEEKSPEKTVCSRPRKWKEDWRNSVQVSVNKRMEVPPFDGNAKLSTTANSFLHMGNTMKKDLITVVQNIKPHYPEHFQVCSTYAEFYYNCFSSQLETIAQFELGKKDTYLLLSWVQNFYPNQIKHNPDLGKELEGANLGSLLPPRQIKQLEATYLANEVDSLKRWLTQCLKVEALRWTEGMEPVKLHGYFHSELSIDVIQAIHGAQKRAEEITLELGKNISHLLMSEFSTFLQSYKKELDSFIKENKQQPYFEATIIANINNSLSFWTHAKESTTSAQDYIKTKIFTTLNEIQNIGFTVLLQGLFQQLEPLFKTFTQKKWISCDDVMDEIIATTSRYISTFRTLKDPLYQAVMEKIHLHLVREHITRLLKKKVSLRSPEQQITLSDLVQKNAFTLQTFCILNGSNATWLNAALPSLAEIIRLQDINAIMVEVGALAHKYPDISKKHLSSILYIKGNLSYSEQKSILNVLDIAEYATLPPALLFSAIKVS
- the tnfaip2 gene encoding tumor necrosis factor alpha-induced protein 2 isoform X2 → MTSGNQGRDSEEFEVSPLEISGMKKKHKGLRKKLVNALFDMTGMKSREKPKFKEPQKEESQSITADQIRLLIQEQKFMEASQHLLVMERGANGGDSEGKTEEEKMDDWNEIEDLLGLLKQEVLTIVRCSISIAQSQPELLRNAVRAIVDQVKEDEKSASEEKSPEKTVCSRPRKWKEDWRNSVQVSVNKRMEVPPFDGNAKLSTTANSFLHMGNTMKKDLITVVQNIKPHYPEHFQVCSTYAEFYYNCFSSQLETIAQFELGKKDTYLLLSWVQNFYPNQIKHNPDLGKELEGANLGSLLPPRQIKQLEATYLANEVDSLKRWLTQCLKVEALRWTEGMEPVKLHGYFHSELSIDVIQAIHGAQKRAEEITLELGKNISHLLMSEFSTFLQSYKKELDSFIKENKQQPYFEATIIANINNSLSFWTHAKESTTSAQDYIKTKIFTTLNEIQNIGFTVLLQGLFQQLEPLFKTFTQKKWISCDDVMDEIIATTSRYISTFRTLKDPLYQAVMEKIHLHLVREHITRLLKKKVSLRSPEQQITLSDLVQKNAFTLQTFCILNGSNATWLNAALPSLAEIIRLQDINAIMVEVGALAHKYPDISKKHLSSILYIKGNLSYSEQKSILNVLDIAEYATLPPALLFSAIKVS